From the Deltaproteobacteria bacterium genome, the window ACGATCAAGGATTACCCTCAGCTGGACGACTATTCCGAAATCATGGCCCGGTTCCGGCCGACGGTGCTCTCCCTCAACGGCGGAGAGCCGCTCCTCCGCAAGGATATTTTAAAGATCGTTGATCAGGTTCGTCCACACTGTACCTACCTGATGATGATCACGCATGGCCAGCTCCTGACGGAGGAAAAATTCAAGGCGTTGACCGATCATGGGGTGAACCAGCTCTCGGTCTCGCTCAATTACATCGGTGAGGAACATGACCAGGAACGCCAGCTGAAAGGGCTGTACCGGCATTTTTCCGAACTCCTCCCCAAACTGACCCGTCAGGGGTATGACAATATCGCCTTCAATACGGTGATCATGGACCGGAACCTGGAGCATATTTTGCCGATTGCCAAAAAGAGTCATGAGTGGGGGGTCAAGGTTTCATTCAGTTCCTATTCTGCCCTGAAGAATGACAAGGGGGAATATGCCGTCCGCCAGGACCAGCTGAACCGATTGGAAGAGGTGATCGGGCAGTTGCTCCTGCTCAAGAAAACTCAGGGGAATATCCTGACCTCCGATTACTACTTGAAAAAGGTGCCGGAGTATTTCCGCAACGGGAAGATGGAGGATTGCCGGGCCGGGCTTAATTTCATCCAGATGACGCCGGATGGTTATATCAAACGTTGTTCCGAGATGCCGGTCGTTTGCCACTGGACGGAGTACGATGCGGACCGTATTGAGAACCCGAACCCCTGCGATGTTTGCTGGCTCTCCTGCCGCGGCGAGACCGAAACCCCGCTCACCCCGTCCCGCATTTGGGAGTTTTTGAAGCATTAGTTTTTTTGTTTGATTTGGCGGAGAAGCTCAATATCTCTTTTATCCTGTAGGCGGCCGGCCTCTTTTTTGGCACGCAACAAATGATCACGATCGAGAAGATAAATTTTTTCCTTTCCGTAATGCCCGATTTTTCTTTTCTTCCAGGCTGTTTTGAAGGGAATTCGGCCAATTCCCATGAGAATGTCAATTCTGTTTGGTTCGATGCCGATTTGATACACCATGTGGGGATTGACCAAATCCTCGATGGATAGATTTTTTAGTGGTGCACCGAATTTCTTCAGGGCTTGATAGACCTTTTCAGCATTTGTCCGTTCCGGCTCTATCCAGATATCGAGATCCTTCGTGTAACGGGGTTCCGTATAAGCAATCACGGCATAAGCCCCAACAACGAGGTACTTAGCGTGGACGGCGTTTAAGAAATGCAATAGTTCTGTGAAGTCTTTGTTCAGGGGCATAAGCAGAATTCCAATGGGTAAGCTCCCGGACCATATCCCAAGCCGCTTCGAATCTACCCTGAAGCCCGATTCTTTGCCAGAAGACAAGGTCAAAACGATCGCCGGCTTTGACGATGGGGATCAATCGACTCATGACAATTTTTCTTTTCCGCCGCATTGTGGAAAATACTCTAGCACAGGGGAAGCGATTAGCAAGGGACAAAGCAGTTCCCTGAAAAAAATATTCACCAACGGTTTAAAAATCTGTTATACTCTTTTAAGTGACGTCGGGGAGGCGGCGTCTTGTTTATAAGGAGTAAGACCTCATGCGCCTCAAACGAGTTTTCCGTCGTAGCCTCCCGCTCCTGACATTCCTCGTTTTCTCCCTGACCCTCGTGGTTGGTCCGAGTCAGGCTTGGGATCTAAAGTCGTGGTTTCCCTTCCTCAAAAAGCTCCAGATTGCCTCATCTTCCCGCCCGTCTCCCGAAACCAAACCGGCGGTCACCTCCTCGTTTTCACGACTCCCGCTCCTCTTTGTCGAAAATCGGGGACAGAAAGACAAACAGGTTTCCTTTTATGTCGATGGGCCTGGGTACTCTGTCTTCTTTACCCCCAAGGAAATTGTAACGGTGTTTCAGGTCCCTGAAAAAGATTCCGAGACGATTCCTCCCTCTCCCTCTTGGGGAGAGGGTAAGGGTGAGGGGGAGTCAAAAGAGATCTTTCCAAAAGGAATCCGGGGTGACCCTCGTCCTACGAAATTCAAAACAACGGTGGTCCGCCAAACCTTTACCGGGGCTAATCCTAAACCGGTTATCCGGGGGACGGAAAAAGCAGTCGCCAAGATGAATTTCTTTTTAGGGAAAGACCCAAAAGGGTGGATCACCCAAGTCCCGACCTATCATGAGATCACCTACAAAAATCTCTACCCGGGGATCGATCTCGTTTTCAAAGGAGAGCCAGGGCGTTTGAAGTCTGAGTATCGTGTCGCCGCCGGGGCGAACCCCAAAGATATTGCCGTGGCGTATGAGGGAATCGAGAACCTTTCTCCCTCCGAAGGGGGGAATCTCCTCATCAAACACCCGGCCGGGGAGATCCGCGAGGAGCGTCCCACTATTTATCAGGTGAGGGATGGCAAAAAAGTGGAAGTGACCGGGGGTTACCAGATTCAGGAAAAAGGAGGCTACGGTTTTGAGATAGGGACCTATGATCCGAACAGCCCGCTGGTGATTGATCCGTCGCTCATTTTTTCCACCTATTTGGGAGGAAGCGATGAAGATTCTGCTCATACCCTCGCGATAAGTCCATCCGGCAACATTGTAGTAGCGGGGCACACGGGGTCTGTTAATTTTCCGACCGTAAACCCCATTCAAGCAAATAGTAGAGATGGAGGTGATGCCTTTGTGACGAGTTTGAGTCCCGATGGCTCCTCCCTCCTTTTTTCCACCTATATGGGAGGGAGCGGTAGGGATTGGGCCAATGCCCTTGCGATTGATCCTTCCGGTAACATTGTGGTAGCAGGGACTACGGAGTCTACAGATTTTCCGACTGCATCTCCTTTGCAGGCAAATAAGAGAGGTAGCGGTGATGCCTTTGTAGTAAGTCTGAGTCCCAACGGTTCCTCTCTCTTCTTTTCCACCTATCTGGGAGGCAACGATCATGATTATGCTTCTGCCCTTGCGATTGCCCCCTCCGGAAATATCGTTGTGGGAGGGGGGACTTCTTCTGTTGATTTCCCAACTATGTCCCCCATTCAGGTAAATAAGGGAGGTTTATATGATGTCTTTGTAGCGAGCCTGAGCCCTGATGGTTCTTCCCTCCTCTTTTCCACCTACCTGGGGGGGGATAGCTGGGAACACATTGGAAACCTTGCTATTGATTCCTCCGGAAATATTGTTGTGGCTGGGAGTACGGTTTCTACCGATTTCCCGACCGTGAACCCCCTCCAGCCAAATCGTGTACGCGATTATGACGCCTTTGTGACGAAGATCGCCCCTGGTGGCTCTTTCCTCCTCTTTTCCACCTACTTGGGGGGGGATGGTAGTGATCATCTTTCTGCCCTTGCGATTGCTCCCTCCGGAAATGTTGTTGTGACAGGGCAGACAGCCTCGACCGATTTTCCGACCGTGGCCCCCATTCAGGCAAATAGGCGAGGTAACTATGACGCCTTTGTGGCAAGCTTGAGCCCTGATGGCTCTTTCCTCCTCTTTTCAACCTACTTGGGGGGCAGTGGATTTTCCAGCATGCAGTCGAGTAGCGGTAATGATGGGGCTTCTGCTGTTGCGATTGATCCCTCCGGTAACATTGTGGTAGTAGGAAACACATATTCTACCGATTTTCCGACCGTGGCTCCTCTACAGGCGGATCTGAACGGCGGTGATGCCTTTGTAACAGGCCTAAGTTCAGATGGTTCTTCCCTCCTTTTTTCCACTTACTTGGGAGGGAATTACTATGATAGTGCCTACGGCCTTGCGATTGTCCCCTCCGGAAATATTGTGGTGGCTGGGACAACCTTTTCTACGGATTTTCCAACCATGGCTCCCCTGCAGTCAGACAACGGAGGCGAAGACGCCTTTGTGGCGATGATTAGCGGTTTCTGCCCGGACGGGTCCTTTAGCGATCTGAGAGGTGATTCCTGTAATCACGACGAAGATGGGGACGGCGTTCTGGATGATCATGATAATTGTTATCTGGTTCCCAACCCGGATCAGACCGATACCGATGGGGATGGCGTTGGTGACGAGAGCCGGTCTTGTGGTCTCGGCCCCTGCGTGGGGGGGACTCAAACACGTTCTTGCCCCAATGGGACTTGGGCCGCATGGAGTGCCTGCTCCACCGCCTCGCAAGCGAGTTCCGAGCGGTGTGACAACAAAGACAACAACTGTGATGGGAGGATCGACGAGGATCTCAGCGAGGTCGAAAACTGCGGGGTTGGTGTCTGTGCCGGCGGCAAGAGAACCCGTCTTTGTACGGAGGGCCAGTGGTCCGCCTGGGGCCGATGCACCACCGCAGAACGCTCTTCACGAGAGGTCTGCGATGGCCGCGATAACAACTGTAATGGTCCAGTGGATGAAGGGGGTGTCTGTAGCCCGAATATCGTTGCGTATGGCTCCAATCCTGCTGGTGACCAAACTTTAAGGGTCATCGATTTTGGCGAGATCCGGCAAAAAATCCCTACGGTGCGGTCATTCATCCTGCGCAATACTGGTGGCGCTAATCTATCTATCTTTGAGGTCTTCAATCCATTTTCGGCTCAACTGACCTTTTTGGACACCATTCCAAGGTTTCTGAGTCCGGGTCAGTCCGTTGAGATCCGTGTCCGATTTTATTATGAACAGTCCTGCCCAGCGGAAGGGCTTTCCCCCGACCTCAACTTCCTGATCCGGTCGAACGATCCTGATGAGCGTGAGGTGCTTTTAAACATCCGATGGACTTGCCCTCCACTACCGGTAGCCATCGTTACCCCTGCCGAGTTGGATTTTGGAGTACAGACAGGGACCACGCCGATGGAAAGAACGGTGACGATTACTGTTTCCGGTACGCTTCCCGTATTACTGCGAGAGTTTTATCTGGCGGCAGGAGCCGGCCAAGAGGCTTACCAGTTGTCACCTCCCAACATCCCTACACCACCCAGCTCTATCACCATTCATCCGGGAGGGAGTTTTACCATCAGGGTATCATTCACACCCTTCTTCAATAGAGAGTATCGTAGCACTCTGGTCCTGCACACCAATACGGAGGAAGGGCGTATTTTTGTTCCTTTGCGTGGGACGGGACAACGGTAGGAATGTTGAACCGGCGACTTGATTTCTCGTGGAGAGTATCAGGGGTCAGACTTGACTTATTGACTTTTGCTTCTGGACCGCGCAATAAGTCAAGTCTGGCCCCAACACTGACGGTTTTTTGAAAATAAGGAGATGACAATGAAAAAATGCGGCGTGTTCGTGTTGGCCATGCTGGCCTCTTTTCTTCTGGTGTCGTGCGGTGGCGGAGGGAGCAGTTGCGGTTTTGATGACCCCTCCACCCCTACTTTTAATCTGGATGGCACCGTCTGGTCTCTGGAGGGAACAACTCCATCTAACAATTGTCCCGATCCTACCACGACCTTTAGCGGGAGTGGTACCTTTACACAAAGCGGCAACACGCTCACGGCAACCTCCTCCGGTATCTCGCTAAAGGGGGAGATCTCCGGAAGCCAGATCAAATTTGCAGGAGACCTCACCATCGGGACGGAAACTATTAC encodes:
- a CDS encoding radical SAM protein; this translates as MLSRRLTTAKKLSGAFQYLRVKTGGWPKLINLEVTKLCNAKCDFCPCWTIKDYPQLDDYSEIMARFRPTVLSLNGGEPLLRKDILKIVDQVRPHCTYLMMITHGQLLTEEKFKALTDHGVNQLSVSLNYIGEEHDQERQLKGLYRHFSELLPKLTRQGYDNIAFNTVIMDRNLEHILPIAKKSHEWGVKVSFSSYSALKNDKGEYAVRQDQLNRLEEVIGQLLLLKKTQGNILTSDYYLKKVPEYFRNGKMEDCRAGLNFIQMTPDGYIKRCSEMPVVCHWTEYDADRIENPNPCDVCWLSCRGETETPLTPSRIWEFLKH
- a CDS encoding SBBP repeat-containing protein is translated as MRLKRVFRRSLPLLTFLVFSLTLVVGPSQAWDLKSWFPFLKKLQIASSSRPSPETKPAVTSSFSRLPLLFVENRGQKDKQVSFYVDGPGYSVFFTPKEIVTVFQVPEKDSETIPPSPSWGEGKGEGESKEIFPKGIRGDPRPTKFKTTVVRQTFTGANPKPVIRGTEKAVAKMNFFLGKDPKGWITQVPTYHEITYKNLYPGIDLVFKGEPGRLKSEYRVAAGANPKDIAVAYEGIENLSPSEGGNLLIKHPAGEIREERPTIYQVRDGKKVEVTGGYQIQEKGGYGFEIGTYDPNSPLVIDPSLIFSTYLGGSDEDSAHTLAISPSGNIVVAGHTGSVNFPTVNPIQANSRDGGDAFVTSLSPDGSSLLFSTYMGGSGRDWANALAIDPSGNIVVAGTTESTDFPTASPLQANKRGSGDAFVVSLSPNGSSLFFSTYLGGNDHDYASALAIAPSGNIVVGGGTSSVDFPTMSPIQVNKGGLYDVFVASLSPDGSSLLFSTYLGGDSWEHIGNLAIDSSGNIVVAGSTVSTDFPTVNPLQPNRVRDYDAFVTKIAPGGSFLLFSTYLGGDGSDHLSALAIAPSGNVVVTGQTASTDFPTVAPIQANRRGNYDAFVASLSPDGSFLLFSTYLGGSGFSSMQSSSGNDGASAVAIDPSGNIVVVGNTYSTDFPTVAPLQADLNGGDAFVTGLSSDGSSLLFSTYLGGNYYDSAYGLAIVPSGNIVVAGTTFSTDFPTMAPLQSDNGGEDAFVAMISGFCPDGSFSDLRGDSCNHDEDGDGVLDDHDNCYLVPNPDQTDTDGDGVGDESRSCGLGPCVGGTQTRSCPNGTWAAWSACSTASQASSERCDNKDNNCDGRIDEDLSEVENCGVGVCAGGKRTRLCTEGQWSAWGRCTTAERSSREVCDGRDNNCNGPVDEGGVCSPNIVAYGSNPAGDQTLRVIDFGEIRQKIPTVRSFILRNTGGANLSIFEVFNPFSAQLTFLDTIPRFLSPGQSVEIRVRFYYEQSCPAEGLSPDLNFLIRSNDPDEREVLLNIRWTCPPLPVAIVTPAELDFGVQTGTTPMERTVTITVSGTLPVLLREFYLAAGAGQEAYQLSPPNIPTPPSSITIHPGGSFTIRVSFTPFFNREYRSTLVLHTNTEEGRIFVPLRGTGQR